In the genome of Impatiens glandulifera chromosome 6, dImpGla2.1, whole genome shotgun sequence, the window TAAATAGTTAAAGACTTTGAAAACTCATAACTCGAGATACGAATGACTATTTGGGTTAATTAAAAAAGGAGGTTCATGCTTATTTTGTTGGGAATTTGTCATAAAAATTTCAAGGTCATTGGATCCATGATGCGATTGGGGTGATTCATTTAATGTGTAGGTGCAAAGAAAAAACTGGAAAAGGGGAAAAACGGAAAGGAAaagggaaatatatatatatatatattattccaaGTGTACCCTCGACTTTATTCCCTAATTCCATATAGACACCTGTAATCAAAAGAACAAAGGGGGATCGATCCATTGAAGAAAAGGAGGGGGGCAGTTTTCAATTCTGGAGGGAGATCGGTAGTTCGGTTTTTGGAGAGAAAAATAGTGGTTACTAAGTCAATTTTGATAGTTCCATTCCAACTGAAGGGATTCCAGTGTTGTTCCTTCGATTAAGAAGCAGGATTCAATAGAGAAGAAAGAATAAGTAGTTGCAGCAAACTCATACGAAGAACTAGCGCAAATTCCGGCCGAAGCTTCCGCGCTTCCAATCGATTTGATTCTTCTGTTCATTTCATCGCTTCTTTGCTATTCAGGTAATCTTTATACAATGTAATTCTTGAATACTTGATTGGAGGCACCAGTTATGAACACTGATGCCGATTGGTATTTAAGTAGgactgcaaatgagtcaagccgctcgtgagctactcgcgagccgctcgatcaaagctcgacttgagtttgactttaatcgagttcgagccgagctcgagccggctcgtttaatattcgagccgaactcgagctcatataatgtttgctcgatggcttgtcgagcttttttgAGTCTgatagtataatatattttttatttatttttaatattaaaatttaaaacaatattttttctctttcctcctcTCTTTTCAAAGCCCATATAATTGTCCaatccatattattatattatattatctaaagtaaaaccctaatttcaatCTACATaactcttcatcttttttttcttctctcatttccgtcttcacaatttcttcttcttcatcgccatttcatcttcttcttcaagcatttcatcttcttcttattctttttcaccatttcatcttctttttcttttttcatccTTGTTATTTCTTTCACTCATTGATAATAGGTTGATTCcatttttcatattatctttcatctataatatttctctcattcattcacaagTCTTACAGGTAATTAAAATCTATCTATTTTTACTTCTACTATAGATAACTTTGATTTCCTTATGTATGATGAGAAATTAATGCTTATAAGATgaatatagaaaaacactaatattatatatatatatatatatatatataagcatgaaattatattagaggttggataaatataaaaacattattatatataatgattttcaatttatatcagggtttatataaaatgattttcaatttatattatgaatttatattatggtTGGATTAATGATAGAAAAATGCGTaaataaagatattataattagtatataatatcGAAGGAGATAACagttgttaatatattatatataataaaaattttaaaaaaatgttagtatatatttgatgagaaatgattaggtgagggaatttggtgagggaatttgataagggaatgacgtgacataattttattcgctaaaaaaatcaaataatttctgtcttttttctcattttccaaccaatgaagtgatgtcacgtcattccctcaccttccctcacgtcattccctcactctatcactcctcatattttatatattatatgaagggataaaaaaattatagtatatatattatatataatatgttgagagaaaaaatgaatttataagattaatagtatattataatatatatatataaatatatatatatatatatatatatatataaaataagtaaattctagctataaataagattataaatttttttttccagtATTTACtccttaatatataagttaaattttagatattttttaacatgtatttttatattaattatttttaagcttaaacaTTTCGTATTATTGACGGCAGGTAAGTACGTATGTTATGTTTGAAGAACAGacttaaaaaagattaatacattgattgttcaaacaatttatattattttgtactttaattttgaaattttatattttagaattttgattagtattagtggtttgatatttttaaagtttggaATTtggactattattttttaatttttgaatatttattattgtttaatatattattttgaaatataatgttttaaatgttgaatgtttatgaaagtttgatattttcattttgaaaataaatttgggtttgggtttgggttgaatttgagctcgagttcgagcttgagtttgaaaatttaattttagttcaaacttttcgagtcgagccgagcttgtaggttaatagtcgagctcgagttcgagctcaaatttataaactcgttcgagctcgagttcgagtcgagctaataaatactaaatcgagtcgagctcgagctcaagctggttcgagctcgactcggctcatttgcagctcTATATTTGAGTTTGCTTGATTCGTTGTTGCTGTAATCTGTTCAAATTGTGTTCATAACTTGCATTGGTTGTAGGCTTAATTCAACCCACTTGACAGTTGTTTGAGATTAGAATTGTTTAGGACATCGAATAGATTAGGAATTTCTTTGCTTCAGTTCAACAATTTCAACACATTTGAAACTGTTGAATATTGATTTGCTGAAATGAAGAACACGCAAAAGGATTTTTGTtcatgttcttcatttggtgtGGTTGTTTGTGGACAATCTGATTTGCAAATGGATCCCCAACGTACGACGGTAGTTGCAAAGGACCGGCGGACCGATACAACTCACCTGACCGCGACTTGGGAACAGGCGGAGATCCAGTAGTTCTTCGAAGGCGTCGTGGCTTGGTGGAGGAGCTGCGAGTTGAGCGGTTTGGATTTAGGGTTAGTTAGACATAGATGGCGAACCTCCGTGGGGAGCAGGCAGAGCTCCAGGCAAACCGAGCAAATTGTCGCGAAGAGATCTTCGAATGGAGGATGGTCGCAGGTGCAGGACGCCGGAGAAGATGTCGGAGAAATCGCCGGAGGAGGAGAGCATAGGGCCGACTGGAGTTctgatttcttttgttatatttCATTTACTTCAACTTCTGTTGAAGTCGCAAAGAGGTCCCTGgacctcttttatttttaaataagcctaagaactttaatttcgaattaatttattaatttgaaattaaagtaGGTCACTGATCTCTTCCTGATGTTTTAATTGGACCCTtaaactttcttttttcttttatcttaatttaaacttaaaaaaaaaccaaaaataaaataaacctaaGGTCTTGTTTGTTTTTCAGCTTTCACAAACAACTTTAAATGAGGATTCAAACGTCCAAACcactttcaaattttctcaaattttcccaacaattcaaaagtattattttcttcaaaaaatattttttcttggaATTTTTTGGGACCCGTTTGGAAAAACGTCTATCTTCGTAGTGTCATGTCGGGAGTTCTATAACTCCGAAAATTCTAAACTCGATTCTTATGAgcttctaataatatttttgaccatcatatgattttttttggaaattttgggaattattttttaaaatgattcgTTTTAATGTGTTGTGCTCGGAGTTCTCCGTAAactctgaaaattttaaaatgggaAACACTTGGGACCTTGGgttatttcatcattttctctcCTTTGTCCAAAGAGCATAAGATTTCCAATCTTCAACCCGAACCTTCGTCCCTGTTGTTTGCACTCGTATGTCCTCTCTCGGGAATCGTAACTTATTTTTCCATGAGAATTTTACTCTATGCTCTTCAATGCTTTTCAGTGCTTCAATGTTTTTCAATGTTTTATCTTTGTCAAGCACCCCATGAATGGGACCAGCCCCTTGcaaaatgattaagattttctCACACAAGCAAAAGAGTTCTGAACTCAGAACGAAAACGTAACAATCCTTCAAATATCAACTggccaattacttaggagtagagactgtctgtaaagacaggcgtataggacatagcgacgtaggccctttcctaatacgtaaccaaacaccgaactcttaaaataatctctgatttttctttttttttagtttctttgggaagtaaactaaagtggcgactctcaaGTCAATTAGATCTATACATTCGCGAGTGTATCGATTTAAAACCTGTACGGgccaattcaattcaaaaaatGGAGTGTACGCCAATTAAATAAAGGGCATACACGTCAGAAAATGAAAAGGAAGCGAAACGAAATGAACGCGTACACGGTCGGACCGCCGGTCCTACCAGTCAGACCGCGAAACGGGTGATTAACCGTATCGGTTTCTGGCCTCAATATATGCACCTTACGAACCAGTCAAGATCTGGTTCGATCGGAAGGTTCGGAcgaaaaactgattttgaaattCCCGATTAGAAATGTTAGttcaattttattcattttctctctccaaaCTCCTAAATTTCTATTCCTCTTCTTCCTCGACTTCTGATCATTCCAGGTACTTCAGATTTGTAAATCATTTACTGGATTCCATTTTCACAGTTTGTTTTGATTATATGAGTTCAATCTGTAAGAGGGAAATGAGATAAAATACGTTCGATTCTTTCAATTGCTTgtcttattaataatattacttCTGATGTTGATTCCCTCTATACATTAAAAATTGTCGGTAGTGTTCTTGAATCCGACTCAGTTCGTTATGCTTGTTATACTGTATCCACCTTTTGATAGGTCCCTAAAGAAGAGGGGAAAAGTatcaaaagataaagaagaggaTCCTGTCAAGATTTTCTcaggaagatgaagaagaaatacTAATACCCGATCTAACCGGTGGTTCATCCGGTTGGACCTATCGAACCGGAATTTGTCAAAAACAACCGGTTTGATCACcggaacggttttcaaaaccttgGTGAAATACcgtaattattattgtttggcttgtttttcttgtttttttattatccttAAATTCTTCTATAAGTCACCTTTCAATCTCTTATCAGAGTATGTTTTCTTCTATTATTTAATTCCCTTAATTATCATTCACGATCTTATATTAGCTCAAAAAAATGTCATTAACATCTCTATAAGTGTCATCCCTTTCTGCAGCCTTCGTATTCAAATGCATAAACAATGTACACAATTCTTTGTATCGCTTATTTTGAAGTTCTTTTGGATCAAAAGTACTAATGTTCACCATTGAatttgtaactacaaaatatccATTTTGTAGTTCGAGTTCACCTTCTTAATATGAACTCAATAGGAATCTTCACGATGTTTCTCATCGTAAATATCTTCCGAATATGAGAACATAAATTCccattaaaatcaaatttccAATAGTTACACTCAATTTTTTCACAACTTTTATCAACAATAACTATTTGACAgtatttttttgtgtgtgtatcAACGTACTCAACAATTTCAACTATGTTGTGAGACATAAACTATTATCGTTCGAAAGACTTGAATGTCTCATAgtgtaaatattatttgcatCCTTAAGAGCTCAATTGGTAAATTCAGTGGTAGTGATGATGCATAAATAACTAAACatggaaaataatatatataaataaatattatcaaatatgtAATAAAACTGTTACCagtttaaaatattcaaattttgacaatcagaattatttgaaaaatatagttAACAGTTTCCACCTTGAGTGAGCTTTATCACAAAACCCCTATAAAACCGTCTTTAAACTACTTCATGTGAAATacacatcttcttcttcttccttctttttcATCTCAAATCTCTAGGTAATATGGCTACTAGTATTGAATGTTCCAATCACTCAGAGACTGTAATAACCAAGAGCGTCAAGGAAATGTCCATTAATGGCGATGATCCACCTTCTACATACCTAGTGAGAGAATCTAAGTTCGGTTCCATTGACACATCTGCCCCTACGGCTACAATTCCAGTAATTGACCTCAGTCTCttctactcttcttcttcttcatcatcaacttcACCAGCCGAATCCAACGAGCTAGACAAGCTCAGATCAGCCCTCACCTCATGGGGCTGCTTTCAGGTTTAACTCATTCCCTGTTAAATCAGTTTCAGATCCAGATTCATATATAGAAGATCTCTATCTAtgattcaattttatatttcattctCAACTTTGAGTATTAATGCAGCTAACAGGTCATGGAATGTCCAAAGAATTCCTCGAGAAAGTACGCGGAATCACGAAAGGATTCTTCGCGAATcctgaagaagagaagaagaaatcaGGTCGTCAAGCTGGAAGTGCAGAAGGATATGGAACTGATAGAGTTGTCTCAGATAATCAAATCCTCGACTGGTGCGATCGTCTCTCTCTACGGATCTTCCCCGAAGATCAGAGGAAATTGAATCTCTGGCCAAATCATCCAGAAAATTTCAGGTATTCATTCATCAATTCAATTCTAAGAAGCGGTTATTAGACTTTCTCCACCGTAATTCTTTTCACAGCGAGACTCTAGAAGAATACGGGAAGAACATAAAGTCAATCGCTACTCTTCTATTCACGGCGATGGCTAAATCGCTAAATTTGGAAACCGATTCCTTCTCGGAGAAATTCAGCGGAAGATCGATCTTGCAAGCACGTCTCATCCTGTATCCGCCTTGTCCGAGGCCAGATCAAGTGTTTGGATTGAAAGCTCATTCTGATAGATCTGGTGTCACCATTTTACTGCAAGACAGAGAAGTGGAAGGTTTACAAGTTCGTAAAGACGATGAATGGTTCACAGTGCCTATAATTCCTGATGCATTGTTCGTCAACCTTGGAGATCAAATGCAGGTTctaatgattattattattcgtATTAGAtttggaattttgaatgaagaaTTGATGTGAATTTCTTCTTGTAATGATGATTGAAGATAATGAGTAATGGGATATTCAAAAGTCCGATGCATCGGGTGGTTACGAATAACTATAGAGAGAAGATATCGGTTGCTTTGTTTAACGAACCGGAACCGGAGAAGGAGATCGGGCCTGTGGATGGATTGATCGATGAAGATCGGCCGAGATTATACAGGAATGTGAAGAACTATGCTGTTTTTAACTATGAATGCTTTCAGAAAGGTGTGGTCGCCATTGAAGAAGTTAGGGTTTATGAAGATGGTGCATAAATAACTAAACTTCAAATATGTAATAAATCTGTTTGGAAatggaataaatatttaaagtctttaaattatgtttagtCAATAGGTTTTTTAGTCTCGAATCTTTTTTAAGTTGGTGatcatttgttaattatattttttaattgtgttGGAAATCTTTACTCGAGTCTATGTCATTCTAATTCTAACTCAATTTGATCTTTTATGTCATTCTAATTCTAACTCAATTTGATCTTTTTATATGAATGAACTATTACATATATTCTCACATGATttgtatgaatttatttatcACTATTTCAGTAATATATGTAAattgtctatttttatttagtatatctTTTTTCGGTCCTCgaataaagataattttaactaCCGTCAATATTGGTAGAAattcttttattgttttattcGGCTTACTCTACTTCAACCGTCAATCATTCAAGAACACAATTAAGTTTGACTTGGAATGAATTTCGCATTATCGTTATATTTTCTGattaagagttttatttttataattttgtatgtaatttgatcttattatattatttattaattaatttctcatataactcatatttaaatttattaagaattaattttttataataaaaaagaaaaaaaaatttacaatcatatatattaagctaaactcaaattgaattttttatccTCAAGCAAGATCATTatagtaatatttatttatttatttatttaagaaaagtAGATCTCAAAAAATCCAACCTCTCTTACTCTCATCACTTATTTCTTGAAATGCCGTCAAAAGAGTATATTATAATCACCGAGAACATGGGTTAATTATCTCTATgtaataaagttttatttaaaaaacattcactaaattcattaaatatttgacttaatagattcaaatattttaaataattaaattaaatgttaaataatactCTACTAAATTAGCTTTTAGATATAGTTGTAAAATatgattctaatttttttaatttaataaataaatactaaataataaagaagaaaataatttcatcaaattgtTCCGATGAAAAGAATTGATTGACCTAGGAGATTAAAAATCACGAGGGACAATGACTATGAATgataaacttattatttttatttaaaataaataaagaaaaaattgttCTTTGCAAGAAGATAAGGAGGGAAAGCCGGAGTGTTCAATTTGTTTACTCTCTCCTAGGTCTGTTTGTCCTTGAAGATTAACTTAAATAGTATTCAAATGAAGACAAAAATCCTGTTTTTTATACTAATTGTCGGTTGATTCCATTCAATCCTAtgaataatgtaatttttttattataagaaatagatacaaacttatattatatacaattgTGGTACAATACTTTTTTGTTATAATGTGAAGTCAATTGAATCTTTATCACGTTGGTTGTCTTACATCTAAACATaaagaattttgtttttatttaatacaagaAAATCTAAATTGAATTATATGACAAAATCTaagtaaaaaaaagtttaaaaaaataattaaattttaataaatttttagatgttatataaaacattttttactaattattttttatcaaacatatttttttttttttttaaatgtcacaTACAAAATAAGCTCAATAAAAAAGTTTCTAAATGAGACCAATAATATGAGTGTATAATTTTGTGACTAAATATTACACATATGACAtaccaaatattaaataaagaatgtTGTTAGTATATCACTAATAACAAATAGAGGGATtgccattattattattttcttttatttttatttttttttgtataagaGTCAACAACTTAACATTTAAGATTTTCACTTCATGTTTCATTTTAGTATAATTTATACTGCCATAGTTTTTCaccttatatattttaatatgataaataaataaatacatttatgatcttaatatatttatttgggtTTATTAGTGTTGGAACGAAAATATAAATACATCACTAATTAATTATGggtcaaaaaaaatattcatatttatatactAACATGGATTAAGTGTAAGTATAATTATTCATCACTCAGTTTATCTACaacttaaatttttgttttttttcagatgaacaaattttcaaagtactaaataattttagattatgttagatgaGACtctaattttcataatttaaggttttttttaCAAACTTTTTACATTAATATTCTTACATTAATACagtagtttaatttttttaatttatttacactattttcttcgattttttaatatatttttacaattacACATTTATTAAGGTATTCAAatagtattaaataattttgaatgtgATTATCTCGAAAAAGCacttaatttaaaacacaaatacatCAAAATTGGTAGACAATACTCAATGTTATGTCGTTAggaagttatttaaaaaataaatacaaattttatttctattcaaaatttctcatatatttttttaaattatacatttttgtaGTCACCTAAACCAACTTTAACAAACTAGATTACATAAATCTCGAAACAATACTCAATTTTCAAAATACGTTCAAAACGTctctaaatatcatttcatttaaaaacgtgaaaaattaattagaaaaacaaaaataatatgttaaataagaTAACACGTTTATCCTTTTAGGAAAATCTTGAAGGACTAAAGTTTGAATAAGTTTTAGGAACTCGTATAGTATAATTCAAATCATAAAAATGACTCTAACTTACAATTGGACAAATTATTTGTAgaaattattctatttattataaaaacttattaatatgTTGGTTACATAAATATGCATGCATGAATAGAATGTTTAAAATACAGTTATTTTTgacataaaattcatatataaacatgatattctttttaaagaaatattagTTGAAagttaataattcaaaattcaaaatacttAGGACtcagttttaaatatttaaaagttctAGGGATGATTATCTatctattcaaaaaaatattaaaaaataaatacagtTTCTAGATTCAACAAAGATAACCGAGCCACCGCATAAATCTTCTTCAATCCTCTGCTTGCTTATTCACATTTTCAAAACAGAGTTTCAGATTTCCAGATTCAATCTCCAAACCAGAACAATCCATCATCCATGGCAGAAATATCTGAATTACCTTCTCCCAAACCAGTACAAGAGCTTCTTAAAGAAGACAACCACGCCACATTAGAAAGATACATCTACAAAGATACATCCAGTACTGAAAGTCAATACGGAGCCATAGATTCATCTGTTCCAATCGCCGATATTCCAGTCATAGATCTTATCAACCTTCTCTCATCTGAAACGGAAAAAGAACTCGCAAATTTCAAATCAGCTCTCCTATCCTGGGGTTGCTTTCAGGTAGATCTAGTTTGTTCATAGTTACTGTTATATTGTTAAAAGAACAGTAACTGATTTGATTTCAGGTAACAAATCATGGAATGACGATCTCATTTCTTAACGAACTGCGACGAGTAGCGAAAGAGTTCTTTCAACTTCCGattgatgagaagaagaaatgtAACAGAGCAGTTGGTGATATTCATGGATATGGAAATGATATGGTTATTACTGACGATCAAACACTTGATTGGACAGATCGATTGTATCTTTACTTGTTTCCAGAAGATCAGAGAAATCTTAATCTCTGGCCTCAAATTCCTGAATCTTTCAGGGAAGTGTTAGATGAATATGCTGCGAGAATGAAGGATGTTTATGAATCTGTTTTGAGAGCGATTGAGAAAACGTTGAATCTGGAGGAGGATTGTTTATTGAAGATGAATGGTGAAAGAGGGATAATTCATGCTAGGTTTAATTTGTATCCTCCTTGTCCTAAGCCTGATCTGATCCTTGGTTTGAAACCTCATGCTGATGGATCGGCGATTACTGTTGTATTGCCGGATGATGAGGTTGAAGGACTTCAGTTCTTTAAAGATGGGAACTGGTTTAGGGTTCATACTGTTCCTCATGCTCTTCTCATCAATGTTGGCGATCAGATTGAGGTTAGTTAGTCAATTTTTTacgtaaattattattattttttctttattttttatgggta includes:
- the LOC124942794 gene encoding codeine O-demethylase-like → MATSIECSNHSETVITKSVKEMSINGDDPPSTYLVRESKFGSIDTSAPTATIPVIDLSLFYSSSSSSSTSPAESNELDKLRSALTSWGCFQLTGHGMSKEFLEKVRGITKGFFANPEEEKKKSGRQAGSAEGYGTDRVVSDNQILDWCDRLSLRIFPEDQRKLNLWPNHPENFSETLEEYGKNIKSIATLLFTAMAKSLNLETDSFSEKFSGRSILQARLILYPPCPRPDQVFGLKAHSDRSGVTILLQDREVEGLQVRKDDEWFTVPIIPDALFVNLGDQMQIMSNGIFKSPMHRVVTNNYREKISVALFNEPEPEKEIGPVDGLIDEDRPRLYRNVKNYAVFNYECFQKGVVAIEEVRVYEDGA
- the LOC124941793 gene encoding codeine O-demethylase-like; its protein translation is MAEISELPSPKPVQELLKEDNHATLERYIYKDTSSTESQYGAIDSSVPIADIPVIDLINLLSSETEKELANFKSALLSWGCFQVTNHGMTISFLNELRRVAKEFFQLPIDEKKKCNRAVGDIHGYGNDMVITDDQTLDWTDRLYLYLFPEDQRNLNLWPQIPESFREVLDEYAARMKDVYESVLRAIEKTLNLEEDCLLKMNGERGIIHARFNLYPPCPKPDLILGLKPHADGSAITVVLPDDEVEGLQFFKDGNWFRVHTVPHALLINVGDQIEILTNGIFKSPVHRVVANSDKERLTLAVFCAPDPEKEIEPLEVLVNEERPKAYKKVTNYPAIYFQYYQKGMRPIDSVKI